The sequence TATCTCTCtgtctttttgttgttctttgCTTGATGAGCTTTCCAGTTTTGTTTATTTTCGAtctgttaaaatatatttagtgcTCCTGAATTTTTCTGTTGAATAACCTAAGTTTACATTTTAACATTATATTTAGTTGTGCAAATCCTTGTTGATATCGAGAAATGAACAATTTCAGggtatatgtattatgacttcgATTCTCCAGACTCTGCTTTTGTAATCTTGATGAGCACTAAAGCCTTTATCAACAAATTTTCTAATAATGACCCCTAAAAGTACCAGCCCTCTATATAAAGAGGGCTACCAATTTGGATcacttaatttattattgaaattatatattGCCATTAAGCATGTCAATTCCACTCTTAGATTACAAAATTAAAGGTGCATGGGCTTATTCATTGTATGGCGAAGAAAGTTTTTAGGCCAGGTACATATATACATTGACACTTGATTTATTAGGAGTAAAGTATTATCCAACGCATTCATAAGGCGCGTGAGCACCTAACGTGCTGCAGTAAACTTTCggaaaaaacacaaaatcacaGTTTCAACGATATTATGTAACCTTAAGAGAATTTCTTCTGAAGTTCTGCAATCTGTGTCTTATTAAGCTGGAAGCCTTGGGCAAGAATGTCGTCTGAAATAGGTGGATTCGAAGCAAAGATTGAATTAGGAATAATGACAAATCCAGGATTTTGACTGTTGAAAGTGCCAAACGCAACAGCTTTTTTGTGTCCCACATTATACAGGAAGTGAATAAGACCTATTGGGAACACAAACACATCGCCAGGATTCAAGATTTTGGAGAAGAGACGACTCTTAAAAAAGTTTGCAGGATCAGGGACAAGAAATCCTACGCACAGAGTACCCTCCAGGACAGTTATCAGCTCAGTAGCTCGAGGGTGCGTGTGAAGTGGTGCAAGACGTTGAGGTTCCAAGTCAAGACGACCAATAGAAATACCAAGAGTGTTAAGTCCAGGCATATCGTTTACATATACAGTCTTTAAAGCAAAACCTAACCCAGACACTTCATTTCCACTTACATTAAGACCTGCAAAATAGAAATCATTCGGTGTTGCAAGCTTTGGGTCTTTGCAAATCTTCCCGTTCACAAAAACTGCAGAGGTACAATAAAATGAAGCTAAGCATATTGCTCAGATAATAAGATCTGACATAAATTGTACATACAAAACTATGCCTCATTTCGAAACAAATAAGTAATACTATAGAAGGACGATTAACCTGAAGCGTGAGAGTCGTTAACAGCAACACATATGTCCTGTAGAGGGTTGTTATCATAAGCATAAGCAGGGGATTTACAAATGAAAGCACTAATGGCTAATGTTGTTACTATGAACCACCACATGCTCATTCTTATGATTTAAGATTGTTATGATTTTTCCCCCAAACAACCAGATATTAGGTGTGACtatttatatgaaattaaaaaacaatGGGTACTAAAAATTTTTCACGAGTCTATTTGGTAGGCATATGGTATATAGGGTTAAGATTTCCATATGAACTAATTTATACATTGGGTTTTGACTTTTGAGGAACTAATAAATAGACTAAGCGTAAGAGTAAAACATACGGAATAGGTTATATATATTACtccatatttaatttatgtttatctatatatatatctatatctatattaccttaaaaacatgaattcctaacttaaatgttaaattactatacATGAATTCCTAATttaggttgtgacttttttgatgag comes from Solanum pennellii chromosome 1, SPENNV200 and encodes:
- the LOC107027780 gene encoding germin-like protein subfamily 1 member 17 codes for the protein MSMWWFIVTTLAISAFICKSPAYAYDNNPLQDICVAVNDSHASVFVNGKICKDPKLATPNDFYFAGLNVSGNEVSGLGFALKTVYVNDMPGLNTLGISIGRLDLEPQRLAPLHTHPRATELITVLEGTLCVGFLVPDPANFFKSRLFSKILNPGDVFVFPIGLIHFLYNVGHKKAVAFGTFNSQNPGFVIIPNSIFASNPPISDDILAQGFQLNKTQIAELQKKFS